The stretch of DNA TTCCTTGCTTATTATTCCAGTCCAGAGCCTGTGACCTTTCCCGACTCTGTCATTGAAATCTCCCAAGAGAATGATCTTGTCATTGTTGGGAACAGAGGAAAGGACGTCGTCAAGTTGGGCGTAAAGGTTCATCTTTACTTCATCTTCAGCATCCAGAGTTGGAGCATAGGTGGTGTTGATAATGGCGTGTTGGTTCTTGACGAGCTGGATTCGCAGAGTCGTGAGACATTCGTTGATTCCCAGTGGTTGCTCTGTCAGCTTCTGAAGTAGGCCGTTTCGGGTGGCAAAACCTACTCCATGGATCCACGGTTGCTCAGGATCAAGTCCTTTCCAGATAAAGGTGTGTTGACCTTGCTCTTCCTTTGGtcgcccttctccagctctgcggGTCTCACTCGGAGCAACAATGTCAAAGTTGAATTTTTGGAGTTCCCGAGCAACAAAGACAGTTCTCCTCTCTGCTCGGTCTGAGTTTGGGTTATCCATCAGAGCCCGTATATTCCAGGTACCAAATTTCACAGTTTCACTTCTCAACGTTTTTCAACCGCATGATGCGGTCTTGACGTGGCTTTCCAGACAGGATGGGGTGAAGCGGACTATTTTTAGGGCACCTTTTCTAGCCCCCTCCCAGTTCAGGGTGAGCAGAGTGGATCCTAAAATAGGGCTGCTCAGACGTGAACACTGCTGCcgaacaactttcctgcttctgtCCAAAAGTTGAGCGACTGAATCAAATATTCATCGCTTTCGTGCCAGTTCTTGACAAGGAGCTTCCAGCCATCACATTGCCTGCTTCCGTTGCCCTCCCCCGATTGCCAAAAGCTTTGAAGAAGTGGCCCACAGAGCaaagacgcctgtgcgtgtatttgtttaacgtgtacttgatgttgcactccaagaagcccacgatacttcacaaatcagccAATTGATTCCAATGGcttggaaaccacgacgattggagctgatgggtttgtcgcagccttcatccgccttcgcAGCCGTTGGGTTTGAAGTAACTTTATCTGCCGGTCCCACCGTTGagatcttggttggattgttctttgtcagggacctcaccctcgaccttaccaccatgggagaccctaccaggagcatagcccCAGACAGCATCGCCCTCGGGATCTCGGGACCACACacgcttctccaccacgacaaggcgACAGTCCACGGAGAAGACTTCCACAATTACTGTTTTACACAGATGTCCGCATGTATGAATGTGAATAGTTTATTAGTGTAACAATGTCTATGAAAATAAAGGAACATGCAAAATTTATCAAACAATTCTCATATATACCAATGTTCACCAAGTGTCCACATGTACTGATATGAGCTGACCCACTATATAGTTTTAGCCGGAACATGGGCAGTTGGCGATACTGTTTGGCATTAGCCTTCGCTGTGTTCTCATCTCCATGCTGATTTTTGAGTTCAAATCTCACTTCAGGGGTATAATGCAATTAACCTTAGGGATGTtctggtgagggagtactgctctTGTGATTATGTCAGTTTTAAGGTGAGATGTTCAATTGAAAAGACCCTGTGACATTTTTTTCCAAATCAACCTCTCACACTGTCCTGGACAGTCCTTTATACCTCAACCAACATCACTTGTTACTCTTTGCTACCTGCAGTTCCCATCATATGtggagcgagctagggcttttctctttggagcaaaggtagttgagaagtgacttgatacaGGTTTCCCCGGCTATCtgaaagtagagcgttcctatgaaacctttcgtaagccaaaatgttgtaaagcgaagaagcaattaccatttatttgtatgggaaaaaattttgagcgttcccagacccaaaaaataactaccaaatcataccaaataacacataaaacctaagataacacaaacatatagtaaaagcaggaatgatatgataaatacacagcctatataaagtaggaataatgcatgtacagtgtagtttcacttaccagaattggGCAGGCAGCGAGCACACTGGAAGGTtcacgcatttttctatcatacaattCCTTGTAAGCACTCAAAACATCCTGCCCTAAACCTACCTGGTCTTTCAagattaaagtcatacttttctgcaatcattgcagcactatCAATCGTAGCAAAAATCTCACGCAGTTCAAAGCTATGGCGGCTTGATGCTGAGAGCAAAACAAACGCTGAACGCTATTTTCACTTTTCGCCACTCTTGCTGCTCGGGGTGCACGCTGCCTCTATAACGGCTCACTGCAAAACAAACACTGAACGCTATTTTCGCTATTCACCACTCTTGCTGCTCGGGGTGCACGCTGCCTCTATAACGGCTCACTGCAAAACAAACGCTGAACGCTATTTTCACTTTTCGCCACTCTTGCTGCTCGGGGTGCACGCTGCCTCTATAACGGCTCACTGCAAAACAAACGCTGAACGCTATTTTCGCTATTCACCACTCTTGCTGCTCGGGGTGCACGCTGCCTCTATAACGGCTCACTGCAAAACAAACGCTGAACGCTATTTTCACTTTTCGCCACTCTTGCTGCTCGGGGTGCACGCTGCCTCTATAACGGCTCACTGCAAAACAAACGCTGAACGCTATTTTTGCTTTTCGTCTTTTTTCATGAAAGCAAAAATCCTCCGGATTTCTTTTGATTAGCTAAAACAGGTACTAACATAGGTCTTTCataaaagtgaagtggcgtaaagcgaactttagtaaagcgggggacacctgtagagatgtacaagatgataagaggcatatgttgagtggatagccagagacttttaccaagggcagaaatgactaatatggGAGGGCATAAATTTAAGGAGGTGGAAGGAAAGTATGGGGGTGGGATTGTCAAAGGAATGTTCTTTACGCAATGAGTGGTGTGTGCGTAGAATACTCTAGAATACTCtgtcagaggtggtggtagatgcagatacattggggacatcaaattaaataaaatcaagtttaattagcaTTCAACCATACATTGTTACAGCTGAATGAAACATCACTTctctggggccaaagtgcaaaacatacacagcacattcaaacaacacacacaaaacgctggtggaacacagcaggccaggcagcatctataaggagaagcactgtcgacttttaggaccgagacccttcgtcaggactaactgaaaggaaagatagtaagagatttgaaagtagtgggggaagggggaaatccaaaatgataggagaagaccagagtgggtgggatgaagctaagagctggaaaggtgattggcgaaagtgatacagagctggagaagggaaaggatcatgggacgggaggcctcgggagaaagaaagggggggaagcaccagagggaaatgagaacgccagagtgatgggcagagagaaagaaaaaaactaaatatgtcagggatggggtaagaaggggaagaagggctttaacggaagttagagaagtcaatgttcatgccatcaggttggaggctacctagccagtatataaggtgttgttcctccaacctgagtgtggcttcatcttgacagtaaaggaggccatggatagacatatcagaatgggaatgggtcgtggaattaaaatgtgtggccactgggagatcctgctttctctggcggaccgagcgtaggtgttcagcgaaacagtctcccagtctgcatcgggtctcaccaatatataaaaggccacaccaggagcaccagacacagtgtaccacaccagccgactcacaggtgaagtgtcgcctcacctggaaggactgtctggggccctgaatggtggtgagggaggaagtgtaagagcaggtgtagcacttgttctgcttacaaggataagtgccaggagggcgatcggtgggaagggataggggggacgaatggacaagggagtcgcgtagggagtgatccccgcGGAAAGCACATTCAAGTTCAgcatgggcccccagatcctcaaGACGGCctgcaggggcaccattgagagcatcctgactggctgtgtcaccacccggtacaggaactgcaccagCCTTCATTgttgggcactgcagagagtggtacggacagcccagcgcatccgtggatgtgaacttccctccactgagggcatttgcagcagcaggtgcagaaagaaggcctggaagatcattggggacaccagtcaccacGACCATTAACTACTTCAGCTGCTTCCGTCCTGCAAATGCTACCGCAGCATTACCTCAGcatcagtcctgttgaagggtctcggcctgaaacatcgactgtacatttttccatcgacgctgcctggcctgctgagttcctccagcattttgtgtgtgttgcacagcattaaagccaggactgacaggctatgggacagcttctttctacaagccattagacttctaAATTCACGTGTCTGTACTTTGCAACTTAGTCATGACGCTagactccctcatgttgtgggatggatgaaagatttaaataaattctaattctaaaTAGCCAGCAAAAAAAGGAAAGGCTCTTAGATAGGGCTAAGATTAGTGTGAGGACTGACTTtcgttctaaatgctatttgcttacttttttttctgcccctgcacattgggtgtttgttagATTTTTTTAATGGGCTCTTCTGggcttcttgttttgtggctgcctgtaaggagatgaatcttgtATAAtgtgtacattctttgataataaatgtactttgaactttattaggCGGACGAATGAAAGAGAGGCTGTGGGGAGGGTATGGGAGACAGGTCTTGGAATAATAAAATAGATAAAAGGCTTGGCACAATATCGTGACTGGAGGCCCCTGCGCTGTGCTGGCGTGTTTCCTGTTCTATCTTCCTGCATTACAACATCGATCACATTTCCAATGTATCTCATTAACTGTGAAGTACTCTGCGGCCTGAATGCCCTTTACAAAAGCACCAAAAATAATGTGGATAATGATCaaattgtttgttttttttaatcagatAACATGAAATATTAATTTGTTTTCTCTCtacgtagatgctgtctggcccgctgagcattttcagcatttCACTTTCATACTTTCTGCATTTTTTTTGGTACAGAGACTGTAAAGCTCAGGCTAGCAGCAGAGTAATGAAAAGAGTGGGCAGTTTTCATGGTGTAATTTCTAAAAATAACGTGACTCTTTGTTAAGTATGTCAATTTAAACTAGCACAAACATTATCCATTATAATGCCTTGGGTTTCTCCCTTTCCCAGGTGATGCAAGACAAGATTATTTGTCTCCCGAAACGAACTTCGCACTATAATCTGCATCCTGTTCCAAACCAAACTCTGGTCAACATTTCTTCCAGTAAATACACGACACCCACCCCGTCACAAACACCGATGTCAGCTTCTACCaatgaaatgaaaggattgaagaCTAACCTCGACCTCCAACAGTACAGCTTCATAAACCAAATGTGCTATGAGCGGGCCCTGCACTGGTACGCCAAGTATTTCCCCTATCTCGTCCTGATACACACCCTGATCTTCATGCTGTGCAGCAATTTTTGGTTCAAGTTCCCCGGGTCCAGCTCCAAGATAGAGCATTTCATCTCAATCTTGGGCAAGTGCTTTGACTCTCCCTGGACGACCCGCGCTCTCTCCGAGGTCTCTGGCGAGAATCCAGAGGAGAAGGACAGCAAGGGCGGCGAGGTGAACAATGCGGTCAAGGTAGCGCCAGGCCTGTCTGTCTCGGAGGGTAATCTGGCCAAGACCCAGTCGCTGCGCTCCATTCCCGAGAAGATAGTGGTGGAGAAACCAGCCGTAAGTGCCCTGGACCAGAAGGAAGGTGAGCAAGCCAAGGCTTTGTTTGAGAAGGTCAAGAAGTTCCGACTGCACGTGGAAGAAGGAGATCTCCTGTATTCCATGTATGTGCGCCAGACCATCATCAAAGTCATTAAGTTCATTTTCATCGTGGTCTACAACAGCATCCTGGTGTCCAAGGTCAACTTCatggtggattgtgaggtcaacatTCAGGAGATGACCGGCTACCGTAGGTTTTCTTGTAACCACACCATGGCGCACTTGTTCTCCAAGCTGTCCATCTGCTACCTGTGCTTTGTCAGTGTTTACGGCTTGACCTGCCTTTACACCCTCTACTGGCTCTTCTACCGTTCCCTTAAGGAATACTCCTTCGAGTACGTCCGGCACGAGACGGGCATCGACGACATCCCCGACGTCAAGAACGACTTTGCTTTCATGCTGCACCTCATCGACCAGTACGACCCCCTGTACTCCAAGAGGTTCGCCGTCTTCCTCTCCGAGGTGAGCGAGAACAAACTCAAGCAGCTGAACCTCAACAACGAGTGGACCCCGGACAAGCTGCGGCAGAGGCTGCAGACCAACAGCCAGAACCGGCTGGAGCTGCAGCTCTTCATGCTGTCCGGGCTGCCCGACACGGTGTTCGAGCTGACggagctgcagtccctgaggctgGAGATCATCAACAACGTGACCATCCCGGCGACCATCGTGCAGCTGGAGGGGCTCCAGGAGCTCTCGCTGTACCAGTGCTCCGTGAAGATCCACAGCGCGGCGCTGGCCTTCCTGAAGGACAGCCTCAAGGTCCTGAGGGTCAAGTTCGACGACATGCGGGAGCTGCCCAACTGGATCTACAGCATGAAGTGTCTGGAAGAGCTGCACCTCCAAGGCACCCTGAGCCCCGACCTGTCCAAGAACATCACGCTGGAGTCGTTACGGGAGCTCAAAAGCCTCAAGGTCCTGTGCATTAAGAGCAACCTGACCAAGGTCCCGCCATCCATCGTTGAAACCTCCAGCCACCTCCAGACTCTGTGCATCCAGAATGACGGCACGAAGCTGGTCATGCTCAACAGTCTGAAGAAGCTAACCAACCTGGCAGAGCTGAGCCTGGTGCACTGTGATCTGGAGCGGATCCCCCACGCCGTGTTCAGCCTGACCAGCCTGCAGGAGCTGGACCTGAAGGAGAACAACCTGCGGTCGGTGGAGGAAATCATCAGCTTCCAGCACTGCCGCAAGCTCACCTGCCTCAAGCTGTGGCATAACAGTATAACTTACATCCCGGAGCACATCAAGAAGCTGAGCAGCCTGGAGTGCCTGTACTTCAGCTACAACAAGATCGAGGTGCTGCCCTCGCACCTCTTCCTGTGCAACAAGCTGCGGACTCTGGACCTGGGCCACAACGACATCCGGTTCATCCCGCCGGAGATCGGGGTGCTGCAGAACCTGCAGGACTTCTGCATCACGGGCAACAAGGTGGAGACCCTCCCTGATGAGCTCTACTTCTGCAAGAAGCTCAAGGTGCTGAGGATCGGCCGCAACAGCCTCTCCGTCTTGTCGCCTAAGATTGGCAACCTGGCACTGCTGACCCTGCTGGAGCTGAAGGGCAACCACTTGGAGGCGCTGCCCAGGGAGCTGGGCGACTGCCGCTCGCTGAAGCGCAGCGGACTGCTGGTGGAGGACACCCTCTTCGACGGGCTGCCTTGCGACGTCAGAGAACAGATGAGGGCGGAGTAGAGTGGAAGGTGGTCCCAGTCCCCGGCCCCTGCACTAACCCGGGGCTCCTGGGTGAGTGCAAGCAAgaggcagtcctgatgaagggtcacggcccaaaacgtcagccgtttattcctctccatagatgctgccccacctgctgagttccttcagcattctgtgtgtgtgttactctggatttccaacgtctgcagaacttcttgtgtttATACAGCTGCCCGCTCAATGTTAAGTTTCTTTATCGCTTCTCATTCAGTCGAATTCACCAGCATTATTTTTTAACATTAACCTcatattttaaaaatttgttattttatacatatatatatatatatttttagctGCGCCCGTGTGAGACAACAGATGGAATAGCACTCTTGGTGTCTCGCTTCTGCTGGGAGTAATGTTACTGTGCATCTTAACTGTGCCACGTTTTTTGGGAGCACGGGAGGAGGGGTGTTGACAGGTGTCTCCCAGCCTTTAAATATAGGTAATATTTATGATATCAGGATTTCAGCACTCAGCAAACTGTTGGGTGTTTTTATCCAAACTTATTTATAGAGATAAAATAATAACTTGGGAAAATAATGTGCCTtttggaagggctttacctgacAAAGCTGCACAAGAAGAAGCAACGTATCACTAGGCTGAAGAACACCATTCAGAGTCAGAGTCAGCTTTATTATTACCAATATATATCAAGAAATTTTGTTGTGCTTTGTGGCAgaggtacagtgcaatatataaaatatactataagctacaataagaaataatcaaaaaataagtaagtagtgcaaaatggtGAGGCAGAAGAGGTCAAAAGTTATAAATTATAAGAAGTGCAAACAAAAGGTTTAGGtcgtgtaaaaagagagcaaagataatgaggtagtgttcaggggttcatagaccattcagagatctgacggcagaggggaagaagctgtccctgaaatgttcagtgtgtgtctccaggctcctggacctcctccctgatggcagcaatgagaagagggtatgccctAGGTGTTCGGGGTCCTGAAGGCTGGATGCCGCCATAAGAGAGTAAAGGGTGAGGTGGAAGGGTATAAGATAGAGAGGTAAAGGTTTTCTGGGCAGATCAGTTGTTTGAAGCACTGCttggaaaggaaagaaaagccCTTGCACTCGAGGCAATGGGGTTGCGTGACCCAGGCAGGGAGGTTCCAGATTTAAGGCAACGGATCGGATATCAGTGAGGAATCGTGGAACTATATATGTATTTGTTCATCTAGAGACTAGGAGGGTGGGTTTACTGGAGCTCACTTCCTGTACAGCAACAAATCTCAGGGCTTATATCtcaattctggcttcttcccccaatCCTTTCTGGTCctcatgaagagtctcagcccaaaacattgatccTGTCCAttcatgctgcctgacttgctgagttcctccagcatcttgtgcatgTTATTACAGAAGGTGCCTGGACTTGGAACGAAGAAATGCCCCACACCAGAGCTGGGAATGCGGAATTAGCGTGAATACCTTTTGGGGACGCAGTCAATTATTGCGATTCCAATGACCCCAGATTGACGTTGGGTGGGATAGGAGTGTTGAAATAGAGGCTGTTGGGTGAGGGAGGGCTGCAatggcagagagttgtaaacaagctgctggaggacccagcaggttgagcagcatctgtggaggaaaagggATGGTCCACCGTTTGGGTTGAGGTCCTTCAACAAGAGGGCGTTAAGGGGGTGAGATGCTTGAATTGTGGAAATTGCAGAGGGAGGGAGTGGacggataaaagaaaaatggaaggttatgtgggagagaggggttagattaatcttggagtggGTAGGTTCATCTATGGTGGGATATAAATAGTCAacttctcggcccaaaacatcgactgtttattcccctccatagatgctgcctgacttactgagttcttccagcattttgtgtatgttgctcaggatttccagcatcttatgtTTATCATATACTTCTGTATGTGTACACATTAATTTAGTGTATATACACAAATGTTTtatttgtggggaagagggcaAGCTAGCATTTGGTCTTTGGTTGCTGGTTCTGGGATCAGTCCCTGCTGATAGTCAAAAGAACAAACTGCTGGACGAATTCAGCAGGCTGAGCAAGCGTCTGAGAGACGGAGACCCTGCATCAGTTGCAAAACATCAACCGTCTCTTTGCCAAAGTCCTGAAGAGCGGTTTCAACTCAAAGCCTCGACTGACTGTCTGCCACGTTCTTGTGGCAGCTTGttagttgctccagattccagcatctgcagtctcctgtgagTCCTATTGTCATggagcactatagcacagaaacagccccttcagcccatctagttcaggccaagctattattctgcctattcccactgacctgcacctggaccatagccctccatacccctcccatccatgtacctgtccaaatttttcttaaatgttgaaattaaacccacatccaccacttgcactggcagctcctttcacactctgacctccctctgagtgaaggacttccccctcatgttccctttagataattcacttttcacccttaacctatgacctctggttgtagttctacccaacttcagtggaagaaagcctgcttgcattcaccctatctgtacccttcagaattttgtaatgattctatcaaatctccccccattctcctacgctccagggaataaagtccaagccTATTAATCTGAACCCGTGTGTCATTCCTGTGCATTCACTCCACGGGGAGCAAGGGAGCAGTTGCTGCCTCATGCGTTTTGTGTCACCGACAACGAACACAGTCGCCTCCCTTTTTGACGTTTGTAAATGCGACCTTGCTGCCTCGTTGCAGCTGCTACGGCGTGATAGAGGGATGCAAGTCATTGTGGAGGATTGACGTTTGACACTCTGCCCCCCACCACTGATATTGTACCTTGCACACACCTTGACCCTAGCAGTCAAAGTATACATGTGTTTTTCCAGAAAGCTGTTCCTACGTATTGAACCATGTTTCCCATTGGCCAATTAATTTTAATTGCAATAGCCTTAACTTGTTCCTCGCTTACAGAGAGCTTGTAATGGGCATTGTTTGCACAGTAGCCACAGGTGACTGCAGATCCTGGAATGTGAGTTGCTCATTGGACGGTTTTCTTGAAGTCAGTGCCTTTTAGACTGGATCCAAGGTGATAGTACAGTTGCTTCAACAGCAGAGGGTGCAAAGCACCCATCATTGGCCTGTACAGTCCCAATGTCAAACTGAAGCAGAAGCCAGTGAGCGGGTAAGTAATGACGGCAAACGATAATAAGGGTCTCAGACATGAAGTATTGATGCTTTCTCTTtacatggacgctgcctgacctgctgaggttttCCAGCAAATTCTGATTTTGTTAAAATATTGAGAGAAGTATGTATGGAGGAAGTGTCGCTTTAATGCCTTGGGTTACTGAAGGAATGTTAACTCTGTCACTTTTTCAAAAGAAAAATACTGTAGATGTTGATTTtacaaaaacacagaaaatgctggagataagCAAGAGTGTGGACATGATccttggagagagaaaaaagagttaatatttcactAATTTACTTGCTGCTCATTACACCGCTGGcattcagggcagcaatgaaggtcctccatctctggtggtgttcagggcttccttcatcatgtcagtagcttcctctcggttttcactagaGTTAGCCATGCAAGAACTTGGTGGAGACTTAGGAACactgttgcactcagatgtagaaggattcttcattgctgtctctgtaacaattttgtttgaccagtcggggttgttagccctgagctgaacccctgaacctggaggattggtggaccactgtcaatctggcctctaccctttgacctgtttggcatgggcgacccctccaagagccaaagcataaagccctgactccaaccaacTAAGCTCTTCTGGTTATTGAGGcccgcaagcctccaaacccaatgacaaggttgtggtcctttgGAGGAGATAACGCTTCAGGTGGATAAAAAGTGATCAgagctgaaatgttaactctgcttctctctccacagaggctgTTAGGCCTGCTTTTTAATTTAACATTACATTAATCATTTGCTTCAAGAACTTAGGTAGATGTCGAGTTGGTTTCCAGATGAATTTAGCTGGATGATTGGTCTGAATGTCATGTTCTTACTTCTGTAATATA from Hemitrygon akajei chromosome 12, sHemAka1.3, whole genome shotgun sequence encodes:
- the lrrc8c gene encoding volume-regulated anion channel subunit LRRC8C isoform X2, encoding MIPVTEFKQFTDHQPAFRVLKPWWDVFTDYIAIAMLMIGVFGCTLQVMQDKIICLPKRTSHYNLHPVPNQTLVNISSSKYTTPTPSQTPMSASTNEMKGLKTNLDLQQYSFINQMCYERALHWYAKYFPYLVLIHTLIFMLCSNFWFKFPGSSSKIEHFISILGKCFDSPWTTRALSEVSGENPEEKDSKGGEVNNAVKVAPGLSVSEGNLAKTQSLRSIPEKIVVEKPAVSALDQKEGEQAKALFEKVKKFRLHVEEGDLLYSMYVRQTIIKVIKFIFIVVYNSILVSKVNFMVDCEVNIQEMTGYRRFSCNHTMAHLFSKLSICYLCFVSVYGLTCLYTLYWLFYRSLKEYSFEYVRHETGIDDIPDVKNDFAFMLHLIDQYDPLYSKRFAVFLSEVSENKLKQLNLNNEWTPDKLRQRLQTNSQNRLELQLFMLSGLPDTVFELTELQSLRLEIINNVTIPATIVQLEGLQELSLYQCSVKIHSAALAFLKDSLKVLRVKFDDMRELPNWIYSMKCLEELHLQGTLSPDLSKNITLESLRELKSLKVLCIKSNLTKVPPSIVETSSHLQTLCIQNDGTKLVMLNSLKKLTNLAELSLVHCDLERIPHAVFSLTSLQELDLKENNLRSVEEIISFQHCRKLTCLKLWHNSITYIPEHIKKLSSLECLYFSYNKIEVLPSHLFLCNKLRTLDLGHNDIRFIPPEIGVLQNLQDFCITGNKVETLPDELYFCKKLKVLRIGRNSLSVLSPKIGNLALLTLLELKGNHLEALPRELGDCRSLKRSGLLVEDTLFDGLPCDVREQMRAE
- the lrrc8c gene encoding volume-regulated anion channel subunit LRRC8C isoform X1 codes for the protein MSFPRAMIPVTEFKQFTDHQPAFRVLKPWWDVFTDYIAIAMLMIGVFGCTLQVMQDKIICLPKRTSHYNLHPVPNQTLVNISSSKYTTPTPSQTPMSASTNEMKGLKTNLDLQQYSFINQMCYERALHWYAKYFPYLVLIHTLIFMLCSNFWFKFPGSSSKIEHFISILGKCFDSPWTTRALSEVSGENPEEKDSKGGEVNNAVKVAPGLSVSEGNLAKTQSLRSIPEKIVVEKPAVSALDQKEGEQAKALFEKVKKFRLHVEEGDLLYSMYVRQTIIKVIKFIFIVVYNSILVSKVNFMVDCEVNIQEMTGYRRFSCNHTMAHLFSKLSICYLCFVSVYGLTCLYTLYWLFYRSLKEYSFEYVRHETGIDDIPDVKNDFAFMLHLIDQYDPLYSKRFAVFLSEVSENKLKQLNLNNEWTPDKLRQRLQTNSQNRLELQLFMLSGLPDTVFELTELQSLRLEIINNVTIPATIVQLEGLQELSLYQCSVKIHSAALAFLKDSLKVLRVKFDDMRELPNWIYSMKCLEELHLQGTLSPDLSKNITLESLRELKSLKVLCIKSNLTKVPPSIVETSSHLQTLCIQNDGTKLVMLNSLKKLTNLAELSLVHCDLERIPHAVFSLTSLQELDLKENNLRSVEEIISFQHCRKLTCLKLWHNSITYIPEHIKKLSSLECLYFSYNKIEVLPSHLFLCNKLRTLDLGHNDIRFIPPEIGVLQNLQDFCITGNKVETLPDELYFCKKLKVLRIGRNSLSVLSPKIGNLALLTLLELKGNHLEALPRELGDCRSLKRSGLLVEDTLFDGLPCDVREQMRAE